Below is a window of Populus alba chromosome 2, ASM523922v2, whole genome shotgun sequence DNA.
CAAGCCACCATAGTAATGCCACCCCACGCTCATAAAGTTAAACTTGTGTTACCTTGAATTTACAAAAGCACATCCAcagtttcaaaagaaaaaaaagactagaAAAATTACAAGTTACATGAACAATGCCAGACAATctgaaagccaaaaaaaaaagtacttgaCAAAGAGGCATACCTCATTAGAATTTACTTTTAAGCATGCACGTAATGCTGGATTCTCCAACTTTTGCAGCAACACACCAAGGGATGGAAAGCCTAGAAGTCAGGCAAAAGGAGTTTTATTGGGACAATCCCAAATCAACTGCATGACCAAGGTATGCTAGGTTTGCATTACAAAAACCAATCAGGTACCAGTACGTGAAAAGAAAACCAGAGCAATGGTTAATCTAGAATGCAACAAGTGATATCATAAATGTTACTAAATAGATTCAAAAGGAATTCAGAACATTCCAATGCACTGATATGTCTATAAATACTCTCAACAACCTTCACAACAACAAATGAGAACTAAGAGTATCTACAGCAGAGAATAGCCTGCAGGGACCTATTAAAGAACAAGGGTAATATAATAGTCACGTGAAACTAGCAAGTTAAAAGTGGTTATTGAAGAGCCAAAAAGAGCAAGAAGCCATTACTACCTTTGCACAAACTTGATAACTAGTAGTTCTGTATGATGTTGGTTGTTGGTCAAAATAAGAGCATGAAATTTTTAGAGGAAGCTTGGTCCTTAAAATTGGAATGCATTTCATTGCTTGTCAACATTCAAATTCTACACATTGAGTTTCAATGCCAGAACACAGCACAGACAATACAAGGAATACACCATATAAACATATGCAAAAAAGTATCTCACCAGTGTATCTCCCATTTCTCTCATAGTCATTTAGAAAATGAGATACAACTGTTGTTGGAATCACATATCCAATATTCTCGACCTCTTCAGATCTGTATACCTAAAAGATATGTCTCATGAAAATGTCACAAGGAAAGAGATGCAGCAAATGGAATATGAGTTGTTAGCTAAATCAACAGCAAAATATGTGGAGAACTTGCTATtgtttaaaaacaagaaaattataaacatgatgtaatatcaagaaaaaactgCCTGGGGGAACCCTCATTCTTAGAATCTAgtcatatggaaaaaaaattctagaccAAATGAAAACTGGTGCATATCAGCTAGCTAGAGAACCTACCTGAAATGCTACTCCAATGCACTCCCCCTGGTCACTGAATGCAGGACCACCACTGTTACCTATAACTAACTAGAATAAGCAGTAGCTATCACAGAATGGACTAAAGCcctgaaataaataaaagatgcaGACAAACACACATGCATACACCCTTAGAGAGTTGTAATAGTGATGCACCCAGATATATGCAATCTCCAAAATGCAACTATATAAGAACATATATAACCTGGAGAAGTTTTGACACACGGAATGCATAGACAAATAAATAAGAACATGCATATATACATACTAACCAGGATTTATTGCTGCATCAATTTGAATGCCCAACAAATCAGATGATCCATGCGCATAAGATGTAACCTGATAATAAATTTGATAGCATGATACAGAAAATTTGCTTAAACATGTTGGTCAAGGGAAAACATCACACAGAAAATCATAGACATGTCAGAAATAGATGAACAATCATATGATTTCAATGATGGGTAATCAAACCTCTATACGAGACACAACCCCCTTTGTCACCGAAATGGTGTCTCCACCAAGGGGATATCCTACAACTGTTACTGCATCCTGCCCATTTAAAATGCAGCAGAAAATGATTCTCAAAAAGAGAAGTACATACAAAACAATTTGAAACTTATAAGTTAGAATTAGGGCATCAGTCTGCATTTTCATAGGAAAAGTACATGACCTCAGCATAAACAGTAAATTAAACTATCGCTCCCAAGAATGGCTATGATGAACCCCAAAGGTTTATTCTCATGAGCCCAAAAACATTTGATGCAGGTTCAAGTAGCACCAAAATTATAGTTTCTGCAATCATTTAACGGGGTGTGATAATTTAGGGCTGTTGCTAATGCTAGGCCAAAAAAGTCCATAGACCTAAGAAACATGAGGGGAGAGGGCGCAGACCCTAAGTGAAAGGGTAATTTGACCTGAAGACGTGGTAAGCATCCAAACTCGAGTGGTTCTGCTCCCCAGAATTCCTCACTTTCTACTGAAAGCAAAGCTATATCGCAATCAACTCCTCTGGCCAGTACCTGTGTACAAAATCACTGAGAGGAAAGTAAGTTGCAATACCTTGTATGTCTCACAAGCGAGATCAATCCATGCCTTGGTTCGTTTCCTTTGTTCTATAGCGAATACTATGTCAACAGAAGCATGAGAACTTTGAGAAACTAGTGACAGGTTGAAACAATCATATCGTTTGTTTCCAAAGATGGCAGGCACAACTGCTAGTAAGAAAGTGCTGGGAGTCATAGCAGACATCAATTTGTCTACACCATGCTTCTTGTAAAAGatgctttttgtttttccaaaaaaaaataacttcaaacaTATCCACTGAAACTCATTAATATTGGGATTTTCATCCAATTTTCTCAACATCTATGTACACTTGCTCTCAAAGTACATCTAACAGACCCTTATCACTTCCATTTAAGGTTTGGGACTTTAAATAATAtggaaaaagattaaaaaagaaagggtATAGATACTACTGAGCTATTAAGATCATTAAAATATCTTGCAACTTCCATAGGATAAAGAAGTACCTTAGCCACATATTTGGTATCATCTCCCCTTCTCTTCACTTTGACCTGAAAtcagaaaagaaatttttaaaagttaatttgacaATCTTTACCTAAATATCATGTCTTAAACCGAAGAAAACACAAATGATTCTTTTGGTTGTATTGAGCAAGTCTCTACCAGTGGCAGGGTGCTCTTATAGGAATTCCAAGCTGGTATTCCATATATATCCCCATGTCCAGTCCCTATGCATCATGCACTTTCTAGCATGTCTATAAAATGGAAAAAGGATGGCCAGAGTTCTCAAGGGCTGTTGATTAGTGACTTAGTCCTTTTGATTTGCTATTATTCTATCTCTAAACATAGCTACCTAGATGTTCTGGTCTTTTGAGGGCTTTTCTTGTGGTTTGATAACTTATGGTAAAAGGCAATTGAAAAAATCCAAACTAAGATTGAAAGTTTAGGCATGAAATAACCTGTGTATAATGTTCAACACAATGAGCATTTGTCAAAAGCTTTCCATTGCCGATCATAAAAGCACTGCATGACAAATAAgtaaagaaatgaagaaatcaaTTTGCGAGACAATGTTGATTGTGTatttcagaaacaaaatatgaacaGAAATACATCTTAACAGAGCCTGCTGCGACCAAGAAGTTCTTATTAccttaaaagaaatttatggaagACCTAACAGGTAAATATTTCAGAAAACTCACCTTCCTGTGCTTGTGTATTGCCTTTGCTTTTGCCAGGGAAGGGAATAATCAGGCTCAGTATGGGTGCAGTAGAcctagccaaaaaaaaaaaaaaaccattttctaGCAAAGTGCAAGCACATGCAGGAAAAAATAAGTCAATTCTACAAATTTGTATCAAGGAATTGAAATATGTAGGCATATTATTGAGAACCAACAGTTGAGAATATTAGTAAATGGTGGCGTAAAACTTAGATTCACATATTAGTTTGGATAGCAATAATTGCTGCTCCCAAACCTCAAGCTTCCAAggaatataaaagaagaaagacaatCACATGCACCCTTGTGATAATATGCCCAGTTACTCGGTTATGAATGTATCAACATCTATCCAGATAGAAGGAATTTCTCCTCCAAATAGTTGTTAAAGTAGCTGAGAGCAATATCTTAGACATCCTTGATGCATCATCTAGCTCTTTGGACAAGACTCGTGTTGAATTCTAAAAACATTCATGGACTGTAAGATAGTTGTGTCAATTGGATTGTCCCATATCTAGTTAGTCACTCATTGCAATTTTAGTAACGAAAACAAAAGTAATATCCTGATGAAAACTATACTAATTATGAAGCACAGATTGCTAATAATGATTAACGTGGAGCTTAATAAATAGATGGAATCTGCAAGCTACATCTAATAGAACGTAGCATGTTCAAAGACTAAATTAGCAATCACAGGACCTAAACCATCAATTGAATGTCAAAAAGACAGGAAATGACAGAACATAAAATTGCGAGGAAATGGtgtaaaatgtgaaaaaattaTCACCTTGACAACTGCATCTAAAAAAGCTGCATCTTTAAGATTCTGTGGCTCAACCTGAATCAagagatgaataaaaaaaacttatctaaATTACTAAAAGCAACAAATGGGAAAAAGGAGAGCAAGGAATCACACCTGTTGTTCCTTCATATCAAACTTCGGctctttcttatcttttctttgccctCCGAATGACTTAAAAGCCGCTGATTGGGATCTGCCTGCTTTCCTTTTACCCCTGattccatcatcatcatcgagTATATAGGACCTCTCGTCCTTCGATTTCCTCGAAGATTTCTTCTGTGAAACACCTTCCTTCTAAACACAACCAAACCAAGATTTCACAAAATAATCGGTTAAACAGGATAATTTtgacctttcttcttttttaaaagaaaaaaaatatcaattctaGCTGTGTTAAAGCAGAGATAGTTCCTGTTTATGACTTAGAGAGCTGAATTTGCTCAACTAATTAGAATTCCTAGGGTTTTGACTAAAATGACAGTCGATTATGATTCTAATTCAGTACTGAAAGtgcgtttatttatttataaatgcaaaaaattaaaagaaagaaggggGGGGATTAGGGTTTTACAAGTTCTCCATCTCGATTAGAAGAAGGGCGTCTCTTGTGATTGACGACGGCTTTACAAGTGACCGAAGCAATGGAATGATGCGACTTGGCGAGATATCGTTGGGAAGAAACACAGCAACGGAATTTAACGGTGTAGGTGAGAAGAGAGAAGCAGCAGTTGGCGACTGCCATGGCCATGGTTAAAATGATGTAGCTGCTGAGTGAGTGACTCTCTTTCAGCTCAGTCTTGGCTCATTCCCTCACTCAGTTTTCTTATCTCTGCCTGCCTGCCTGCCTGCCTAGCTAACAAAATGGGATTGGATTAGGTCCCTGGTTTTGGCGCCTTGATATTTGGCCATTTGGAGTGCTTCTTTGATACTTTGAGTGATTATTTACTCTATAAAGGTTATGCGCTGTCGTTTAATAAGGCTCGCCTCGCGATACGATACGAGCTGCTCTTCTTCAGTCTCTGCATTTGTTTcgggttaaaaattaaaatgataatattataattatttcctattttattttatcaaatgttTAGAGCCACCCCCCTCCCACCTatgaaaacttaaaaacttgttcagagaaaaaatgttttatcataaaaggaaaataaggtCAAAATGTTGAGACCTTAATACTGAGTCTGGAATTCGCATGTGATAAAGTTTTGGCTTTTAATAGCCGATgtgctataaaaaaacaactggtttatatataatatttatattatttaacttgactcaactcattaaaatttaataatattaatatttaaatgataataaatcaaaaaattttaataaatagatatCATAAGTCAAGtgcaagttaatattttttaattttgtttaccCTGACCCCACTCATATAATTTAATGTAATTAATCTTAGTCCTAggtataaataatattttttcttctctttcttacttttttttccctctcttacTTTTccccccttcttttcttttaattctatcatttcaatttcatgtgcttatttattattattatttttttagtcgtGGTGCTCTTTtgcatctcaattttttttaaaatcatcaaataataataaaattaatatgctCAACCACAAATACATGTAATATCCGTGAAAGATTGATCATCAAGGTCGTCTTTGATAGTTTTTAAGGAAGGAAATGCAACgtgaacaaaaatagaaaaagattaACACATCTTGTAATGTGTTGCTCTAGATCAAATAAGTTTCAAGATTGTATCTctatttatataagaaaatcttttaaacttttcaataaacaaattaatattttatctccAAGTGGTCttcctatagtttttttttcatgatgttgcTTATCTCTATATCTGTAATGAAATTGTCATgtctttaaacaaaatcatcatGTCTCCAACGAAAATATCCACACATCTAGCAATGTCTTTAAATGAATTCTCCAAGTctccaataaaatcttcataTCTCCAATAAAATAGTTATGTCTCTAAGTAATTTGCTTTCTAAACAATCATcatggtcatttttttttattgattctcCATTGTTTTTCACTCTCCAAGGGAAAGTGTTCTTTGTCCTAGAAGGAATaaacaactcaaacaaatttcaaaTCTTCTACatgatatgttaaaaaaaccaCGTGAAAGTAATATGACCTTAAAGTAAATGTTTTTGCCCTTTTTACTTTTGATGGTTAAGtctttaaacataaatatttgaaaaactaagGGGATTGTTATCCAAAAAATGTTTCTTAGTTGTTAAAAATCTATCCATTTTAGGACAACAAGTTATGACTTAGCTTACCTAGATGTTCGTTATGTTTTTGGCCTTAAACAAATCCTATAAACGGTCCAAGGGACCATTATTCATCTCAAAAAGCTACTTTCCAGTCCAAGTGGACTATTTTCCAGCCCAATTACTTGCTCTAAACTAGACCTTGTCTTAACCATGCTGAGACTAAATCCATATGTGCAAAATCCTAAAGCCTAGTGACTGACACATACAATAATGCAAAGTTACGACATTCAAGAAAGTCAATACAACGTTACATTCTCATACACTTACATTTGAATTATTAGTATGCCACCTATCTTTTTTGTCAATGGCTATCTTACACCAATTTATCTCTTCAATAAGCACTAGCATTTTTAGCCAATCACCTACAAGTGCCAACCTTTTCCATAAATGGCACAAACCAATAATTCATCTTTTAAGgttacttatataaaaaaaaacaattattcttaATCATTACTTCATTCTCTATAAAGTAATATCATGtgattattttgtataaatatcTTAAGCCACCTAGTAAACAAATTCATTTAAGAATGCGAGTTTATATAAAACACACTTCATTCATAAATACACTCTCATGTTCTTCGCTATTATTCTCTTTcctgtatatttttttcctcGTACAATTTACTAATATATGCATTAAAAAGTCCTTTATTTTGATAGAGGACTTCTATTAGAGGGAAAACCAAGCCCAATGATAAAGTCCTCATTCAAAACCATATATCTTAGGCTAAGTCATAGCCATGTAAAGCCCAAATccgatataaaattttaaaaatgtcattaatagaaaaatatccTAAATTATTCATAGTTTTTTACTTCTATTTAATTGAACTCAATTGTAAACAAACTCTAAATTGCATAGGGAAGTCTTTTTGTGATGAAATTAATGGCCACATgtcatcaaatttcaattttatgctAAACAATTGagattttagataattttagaaaataaaaattctcaaaCTACTAAAATTccagaacattttttttaaaaaaaatactaaaatactattttttttaaataaaaaatattcaagaaataaaaaaattaaaaaaaaacttggctaaaaagtttttgaacaattttaataaacaaaatatatactttcaaaaacattatttttaatttttttttaataaagatacATATTTAATAATGCAATACCTTAATTTtggtatttattaaatattttcaagaattctAATTAACAACAAGGATCATAATTGTTAAAACCAGTTTAGATCACAAAATTGACTTGAAAGCTTAATGATCAAGACCTAAGTTGGATTAGGTTTAACATTAAACCAATCAAGGAATTGACTTTGTTGACTAACCTAATCCAATCCACACTTGTAATGTGGACCTTTTAATGACATGGTCAAGCAACCCCAACAAAGATGAtactttcctaaaaaaaaataaaaaattaggtttgaaAAATTTAACCCATAGTTAACCTATAACTACGAACAAAAGATATTGAGATTTGTGAATTGACACCACATGGTTAATTATAcctagaagaaaataataaaaataataataatccaaaattaatatactagatatgctagaatcaaatttgctACCCTTAAAAAGTCTCAAATATACTAGAAAATTTGATATGAATGTGGAATTAATTCTAAAGTCTTCTTGCCTTATCATGCTTGGTTTCCTTGTTTTACATAgataattaatgaagaaaatctctctcttttatacTTGCTAATTTAGTTTCTTTTCTAAACTAgaataatcattaattaatccttCCTAGCTTAGGAAATTAGATTTGACAAGCCCCCCAAGCATCATTTGTTGACTATGAAACTTCCTCCTTTATTGATAAATATTCTTCTAAATAATAGGAAAAGTAATGAACGAAATTTACTTGAATTTTAGGGGAATATTTTGCTAATTTAAATCCTTATAGAATTAGGAAATCAACCCCAAACAAATCTAATTTGATTCCAACATTTTAATTAACCCAAGCCAATTTTGGACCTCATGTGGCCCAAATCCATGTTCATTAATAGGGAccaaatcaaacccaaaaacatCTTATACATAACCTATCATGATCTGACTGAATTACCCACAAAAAGAATTAAGCCAAACCTATCATCCATAAAAACCTCAATCTGACCGAACACATCATTAGGTAAAACCTTATCATGAAAAACCTCAGGCTGAACCATATACTAAACTGTATCAACAACCAATCTCAAACACTTAACCAAATAATCATAGTTTCTCAAAATTTCCAACTATAAATCCATATAAACATCACATATATGTTCTACTAGTCCTtagctagagaaaaaaaaaagaaaaagtcaagGCTCATAAAACATAGGTAAagcaaataaaagataaataagctCAAAACGGCTCATTAATGGATAACATGCTCTAAATTGGTCTTTTAAGTTCAAATGGTTAAATTTCTACTTGCTCTTATCATGTTCATGCATATATGTAATATAAATGTAGCCTCTACAAGATAATAACAAGTTTTGGAAATACATAACCTTTGAATGAATATCTCACATCAAATATTCATGTTAGAGGcttaaaaacttataaaagtTAATATCATCTACTAAGCtaacaaaacatattttcaaagtcaatccctaaattaattaagctttaaataGTATGAGTAAAcccatttatttagtttataccTTCTTCAAACTCACCTAGTTTAAGGACCCATGAAATCAATAccccaaatataaaataatttaggatCAAATTCTTACAAGATTATCATCATTCTTGCATGACAACCTACTTAAATGATCAACAACATGGTTCTTAGCTAATTTCTTGTTGTTTATTTCAAGATCAAATTCTTGCAAAAGCAAGATTCATGTTATTAATCTAGGCTTTAACTCTTTTGATATAAAAGGTGTTTATGAGTTGCATGATCAGAAAACATGATCACCTTAGTTCCAAGCAAGTATGATCTAACCTTTTTAAGTGCAAAAACTATATCAAATAGATTTTTTCATTGTATGATAGTTGCATTAAGCCTAATCAAATGTGTTTGATGCATAAGAGATAACATGTAAATTCCAACCAACTCTTTGACCTGACACAACTCTAACTACAAAGTCACTTGCATAACATATAACCTTAAAATAAAGGTCTTAATTTGGTGGTTGCACAACGTGTCGAAGTTAGTATCTTTTTAAGCTCATTAAACACATACTTACAAGTATTGTAAAGCATAAACTTTGTATCCTTCACCAATAATTTGCATAGGAACAATGTTAtgttgtttggtagtgtggttgtggttgcttttcaaataatttttcgtgccaaaatacatgccaatgatttttttttattttttaaaaatcatttttgacatcaacacatcaaaatgatttgaaaacactaaaaacatattaatttaaagttcacaaaaaaataaaaaaatttttaaattttttcaaaaatgcttttgaaacgcAGAAATAAACGGGCATAAGTTAGTTCTTGATAAATCTTTGATAGAAACTTGTATGtccaaaaaaagaacaaacttCTCACTCAGAGATAATACAAGTAAAAGATAATAtcta
It encodes the following:
- the LOC118052554 gene encoding protease Do-like 2, chloroplastic isoform X3, which gives rise to MAMAVANCCFSLLTYTVKFRCCVSSQRYLAKSHHSIASVTCKAVVNHKRRPSSNRDGELKEGVSQKKSSRKSKDERSYILDDDDGIRGKRKAGRSQSAAFKSFGGQRKDKKEPKFDMKEQQVEPQNLKDAAFLDAVVKVYCTHTEPDYSLPWQKQRQYTSTGSAFMIGNGKLLTNAHCVEHYTQVKVKRRGDDTKYVAKVLARGVDCDIALLSVESEEFWGAEPLEFGCLPRLQDAVTVVGYPLGGDTISVTKGVVSRIEVTSYAHGSSDLLGIQIDAAINPGNSGGPAFSDQGECIGVAFQVYRSEEVENIGYVIPTTVVSHFLNDYERNGRYTGFPSLGVLLQKLENPALRACLKVNSNEGVLVRRVEPISDANRVLKEGDVIVSFDDVNVGCEGTVPFRSNERIAFRYLISQREECEDSIGLKLLAKSRYSLARFKGEQIVIVSQVLANEVNFGYEEMSNQQVLKFNGTQIKNIHHLAHLVDSCKNKYLVFEFEDNYLVVLEREAASASSFHILKDYGIPSERSSDLSEPYVDSLEDNQAAVQDFGNSPISNLEIGFDGLLWA
- the LOC118052554 gene encoding protease Do-like 2, chloroplastic isoform X1, with product MAMAVANCCFSLLTYTVKFRCCVSSQRYLAKSHHSIASVTCKAVVNHKRRPSSNRDGELKEGVSQKKSSRKSKDERSYILDDDDGIRGKRKAGRSQSAAFKSFGGQRKDKKEPKFDMKEQQVEPQNLKDAAFLDAVVKVYCTHTEPDYSLPWQKQRQYTSTGSAFMIGNGKLLTNAHCVEHYTQVKVKRRGDDTKYVAKVLARGVDCDIALLSVESEEFWGAEPLEFGCLPRLQDAVTVVGYPLGGDTISVTKGVVSRIEVTSYAHGSSDLLGIQIDAAINPGNSGGPAFSDQGECIGVAFQVYRSEEVENIGYVIPTTVVSHFLNDYERNGRYTGFPSLGVLLQKLENPALRACLKVNSNEGVLVRRVEPISDANRVLKEGDVIVSFDDVNVGCEGTVPFRSNERIAFRYLISQRFTGDVAELGIIRAGSFIKVKVVLNPRVNLVPYHVDGGQPSYLIIAGLVFTPLSEPLMEEECEDSIGLKLLAKSRYSLARFKGEQIVIVSQVLANEVNFGYEEMSNQQVLKFNGTQIKNIHHLAHLVDSCKNKYLVFEFEDNYLVVLEREAASASSFHILKDYGIPSERSSDLSEPYVDSLEDNQAAVQDFGNSPISNLEIGFDGLLWA
- the LOC118052554 gene encoding protease Do-like 2, chloroplastic isoform X2, giving the protein MAMAVANCCFSLLTYTVKFRCCVSSQRYLAKSHHSIASVTCKAVVNHKRRPSSNRDGELEGVSQKKSSRKSKDERSYILDDDDGIRGKRKAGRSQSAAFKSFGGQRKDKKEPKFDMKEQQVEPQNLKDAAFLDAVVKVYCTHTEPDYSLPWQKQRQYTSTGSAFMIGNGKLLTNAHCVEHYTQVKVKRRGDDTKYVAKVLARGVDCDIALLSVESEEFWGAEPLEFGCLPRLQDAVTVVGYPLGGDTISVTKGVVSRIEVTSYAHGSSDLLGIQIDAAINPGNSGGPAFSDQGECIGVAFQVYRSEEVENIGYVIPTTVVSHFLNDYERNGRYTGFPSLGVLLQKLENPALRACLKVNSNEGVLVRRVEPISDANRVLKEGDVIVSFDDVNVGCEGTVPFRSNERIAFRYLISQRFTGDVAELGIIRAGSFIKVKVVLNPRVNLVPYHVDGGQPSYLIIAGLVFTPLSEPLMEEECEDSIGLKLLAKSRYSLARFKGEQIVIVSQVLANEVNFGYEEMSNQQVLKFNGTQIKNIHHLAHLVDSCKNKYLVFEFEDNYLVVLEREAASASSFHILKDYGIPSERSSDLSEPYVDSLEDNQAAVQDFGNSPISNLEIGFDGLLWA